From one Chryseobacterium sp. 3008163 genomic stretch:
- a CDS encoding AAA family ATPase, whose translation MNLYNLIIQDKEEVTLNDVFLEPKNKEQFVQLIKEQTYAKELQEYGLPVNNKILLEGSSGCGKTMTAKAIANALGKNIIILNLSNIVSSRIGETSQNIKMIFDKAARERSVLFLDELDQIGKARGSDDKDVGEMRRLVNTLIQLIDYYPENALLLCATNHAEIIDTAIIRRFQLKIKYEMPSQEFLDSFYDSLLAKFPEDLRNIDRRYEISFAEAKDYTFTVIKSALINKLEAKHKV comes from the coding sequence ATGAATCTGTACAATCTTATTATTCAAGACAAAGAAGAAGTAACGCTCAATGATGTTTTCCTTGAACCTAAAAATAAAGAGCAGTTTGTACAGCTCATCAAAGAACAAACCTACGCTAAAGAATTGCAGGAATACGGACTTCCCGTTAACAATAAAATTCTTCTCGAAGGCAGTTCAGGCTGCGGAAAAACCATGACTGCAAAGGCGATTGCAAATGCTTTGGGCAAAAATATCATCATCCTCAACCTCAGCAATATCGTTTCATCAAGAATTGGTGAAACTTCACAAAACATCAAAATGATTTTCGATAAAGCAGCAAGAGAACGATCCGTTCTTTTCCTTGATGAACTCGATCAAATCGGGAAAGCTCGTGGCAGTGACGATAAAGATGTTGGTGAAATGAGAAGATTAGTCAACACTTTGATTCAGTTGATTGATTATTATCCCGAAAATGCATTATTACTTTGCGCCACCAATCACGCTGAAATCATTGATACAGCTATTATCAGACGTTTTCAACTGAAGATAAAATACGAAATGCCTTCACAAGAATTTCTGGATTCTTTTTACGACAGTCTTCTCGCAAAATTTCCGGAAGATTTAAGAAATATTGATAGGAGATATGAAATTTCGTTTGCTGAAGCTAAGGATTATACTTTTACCGTAATCAAATCAGCATTGATTAACAAATTGGAAGCTAAACACAAAGTCTAA
- a CDS encoding MepB family protein, whose translation MITELEQLQNSVFSKLNLIISHLQPDSECEEYFGHSFQLNQFSIKFRKAKITPKKIGQFVTLWKRNPESKQTEPFTSEDPFDFYIIFCDNDDQSGFFFFSKEILIQKNILTTLSKDGKRGFRVYPTWDSPENKQATKTQDWQKDFFFNFSDDDFLGKLRQFECFSL comes from the coding sequence ATGATTACAGAACTCGAGCAACTTCAAAATTCAGTTTTTTCTAAGCTCAACTTAATCATTTCTCATCTCCAGCCAGATTCTGAATGTGAAGAATATTTTGGTCACAGTTTCCAATTAAATCAATTCAGCATTAAATTCAGAAAGGCTAAAATCACTCCTAAGAAAATCGGACAATTTGTGACTTTATGGAAAAGAAATCCTGAAAGCAAACAAACCGAACCATTCACTTCTGAAGATCCTTTTGATTTTTACATTATCTTCTGTGATAATGATGACCAATCCGGATTCTTCTTCTTCTCAAAGGAAATTCTTATTCAAAAAAACATTCTCACTACCCTTTCTAAAGATGGAAAGCGAGGTTTCAGAGTTTATCCAACTTGGGACTCTCCCGAAAACAAACAAGCCACTAAAACTCAGGATTGGCAAAAGGATTTTTTCTTTAATTTTTCGGATGATGATTTTCTTGGAAAACTCCGTCAGTTTGAGTGTTTTTCATTATAA